In Chengkuizengella sediminis, a single window of DNA contains:
- a CDS encoding flagellar motor protein MotB has product MKRTRKLDNHTKIDESWLIPYADLLVLLLALFIVLFSSSEIDAEKLKRVASSLNAYLDGGTSILEGDTKVKSADNFDNGDLTSIDETNFTPHYKYDLESLKNQLQAYIDNNELTSQLKLEMDKYLLKLTISDNTLFEPGSADVKFESRKLAVTIAELLEKYPDYEVLVAGHTDNIPHHSVQFESNWELSSTRALNYMRILLENEKLDPRNFSAIGYSEYHPVDTNDTPAGREANRRVEVLITKVLDSTQY; this is encoded by the coding sequence GTGAAACGTACGCGGAAGTTAGATAATCACACTAAAATCGATGAATCCTGGCTCATCCCATATGCAGATTTACTAGTTTTGTTACTTGCTTTATTTATTGTGCTTTTTAGCTCAAGTGAAATTGATGCTGAAAAGCTCAAAAGGGTTGCAAGCTCTTTAAATGCCTATTTAGATGGGGGCACGAGTATACTAGAAGGAGATACTAAGGTAAAATCAGCTGATAATTTTGATAACGGAGATTTAACTTCGATTGATGAAACGAATTTCACTCCACATTATAAATATGATTTAGAGAGTTTAAAAAATCAGCTGCAGGCATACATAGATAACAATGAATTGACCTCTCAATTAAAATTAGAAATGGATAAATATTTGCTAAAGTTAACGATCAGTGATAATACTTTGTTTGAACCTGGGAGTGCGGATGTGAAATTTGAATCTAGAAAACTAGCGGTCACGATTGCAGAGTTGCTCGAGAAATATCCAGACTATGAAGTGTTAGTAGCAGGACATACAGACAATATTCCACACCATTCAGTACAATTTGAATCGAATTGGGAGCTTAGTTCAACAAGAGCTTTGAATTATATGCGAATTTTATTAGAGAATGAAAAATTAGATCCGCGAAACTTTAGTGCAATTGGATATAGTGAATATCATCCTGTTGATACGAATGATACCCCGGCAGGGCGTGAAGCTAATCGCCGAGTGGAGGTACTGATTACAAAAGTACTAGATAGTACTCAATATTAG